One window of Trifolium pratense cultivar HEN17-A07 linkage group LG5, ARS_RC_1.1, whole genome shotgun sequence genomic DNA carries:
- the LOC123886341 gene encoding uncharacterized protein LOC123886341 — translation MKEEFEEHLRGDVVEVDDVDHSSDDQLRFATQESLRSHHEWENRQKFRYETGGYKNVYDQGGSSRASVSGGERPEDLTFSLRSTNVDLVRTKSMRQPKVNKGMLNTWRKRLGAAVSKFIIYERLPMNLSNSPWLHNLIYIASKVGKAKFPTPYEISNVYLEAEYEEMKQWITSMKKTWKQKGATIMCDGWTDASKVGKAKFPTPYEISNVYLEAEYEEMKQWIINHSHIMNFLVYCEKGTVFWKSVDASDVDSRNTEYYFQLLDKVVDEIGEECVVQVVTDNEAALKAAGHKLMEKRPHLYWSSCAAYCLDICLEDIGKKKNIQKLLSEAKLVTTFIYNHTYIVSLMKKYTGGREIVRPGVTRFATQFLQLQSIVNQKEGLENMFHSEEFRKTKYGKEKNGPGYEARKIVLSKEFWSKAKDILKVYEPIVQVLRLVDGDEKPTMGFLYEAIDRAKQAIQQNSRYHSTYNDIIDKRWKFMHSDLHSAGYFLNPQFQYGVEHGDDVYKETFEGTARVITKLVRSIDDQIKALKQLTLYREKSDSFGTRLAQDSWSKMRADSWWGYYGTCAPELQLVAIKVLYSHKDEE, via the exons ATGAAAGAAGAATTCGAAGAACATTTAAGGGGAGATGTTGTTGAAGTAGATGATGTGGATCATTCTAGTGATGATCAATTAAGGTTTGCTACACAAGAGAGTCTCAGATCACATCATGAATGGGAAAATAGGCAAAAATTCAGATATGAAACAGGAGGatataaaaatgtttatgaCCAAGGTGGAAGTTCTCGTGCAAGTGTTAGCGGAGGTGAAAGACCAGAAGATCTAACTTTTTCTTTGAGGTCTACCAACGTTGATCTTGTGAGGACCAAAAGCATGAGGCAACCTAAAGTCAATAAGGGCATGCTAAACACATGGAGGAAGAGGCTTGGAGCGGCCGTAagcaaatttataatttatgagCGTTTGCCTATGAATTTATCTAATTCTCCCTGGTTGCATAATTTGATTTATATAGCCTCTAAGGTGGGAAAAGCTAAATTCCCAACTCCTTATGAAATCTCAAATGTGTATTTAGAGGCTGAATATGAAGAAATGAAGCAATGGATAACTAGTATGAAAAAAACTTGGAAACAAAAAGGGGCAACAATAATGTGTGATGGTTGGACAGACG CCTCTAAGGTGGGAAAAGCTAAATTTCCAACTCCTTATGAAATCTCAAATGTGTATTTAGAGGCTGAATATGAAGAAATGAAGCAATGGATAATCAACCATTCTcatattatgaattttttagtgtaTTGTGAAAAAGGAACAGTGTTTTGGAAATCAGTTGATGCTTCCGATGTTGATAGTAGAAACACAGAGTACTACTTTCAATTATTGGATAAAGTTGTGGACGAAATTGGCGAAGAATGTGTTGTTCAGGTGGTTACAGACAATGAAGCTGCACTAAAAGCAGCCGGTCACAAACTAATGGAAAAGAGGCCACATTTGTATTGGTCTTCTTGTGCGGCTTATTGTTTAGATATTTGCTTAGAGGATatagggaagaaaaaaaatatacaaaagttaTTAAGTGAAGCAAAGTTGGTGACAACATTCATCTACAACCATACGTATATTGTGAGTCTCATGAAAAAATATACTGGAGGTAGAGAGATTGTTCGTCCTGGTGTAACCCGATTTGCAACACAATTTCTACAACTTCAATCAATTGTGAATCAGAAGGAAGGTCTGGAAAACATGTTTCATTCGGAAGAgtttagaaaaacaaaatatggcAAAGAGAAGAATGGGCCAGGATATGAAGCAAGGAAAATTGTTTTGAGCAAGGAGTTTTGGAGTAAAGCCAAAGATATATTGAAGGTGTACGAGCCTATTGTTCAAGTTTTAAGACTAGTTGATGGTGACGAGAAACCAACAATGGGTTTCCTATATGAAGCCATTGATCGAGCAAAACAGGCAATTCAACAAAATTCTCGTTATCATTCCACCTATAATGATATAATTGACAAGCGTTGGAAATTCATGCATTCTGATCTTCATTCTGCTG gttATTTTCTTAATCCACAATTTCAATATGGAGTTGAACATGGAGATGATGTCTATAAGGAAACATTTGAAGGGACGGCTAGAGTGATAACGAAATTAGTAAGAAGTATAGATGATCAAATCAAAGCTCTGAAACAG TTGACTCTTTACAGAGAAAAGAGTGATTCATTTGGTACACGTCTTGCTCAAGATTCTTGGTCAAAGATGAGGGCAG ATTCTTGGTGGGGGTATTACGGTACATGTGCTCCTGAACTTCAACTTGTAGCTATAAAAGTT TTATATTCACACAAAGACGAGGAATAG
- the LOC123887231 gene encoding uncharacterized protein LOC123887231: MKLKMRQEMRRSQEEIETSFDPINLNYIFQEDPLSEWIEERENPLLDGVQNAEWLHIEDTDDEIVEVDDDNNGSNDGDDGGLSPPSGNSDNGGGNEEAGEGGGGGDDDEDAPIDHDPYGETPPIYRRYRNLTDMDRSDGSLLNSGGDVSHSRSRRGKRKQNVPLEDSSSSSIAQSFSDFGIGDSSQNSQQSYPPIYQYPYFNSYNQYASDQAPSNYQQAMNYQDPYYEQSSDGFFGYVFGQGATQDDSQSESTSNAPPRHSTMW; encoded by the coding sequence ATGAAGCTGAAAATGAGACAAGAAATGAGGAGAAGTCAAGAAGAAATAGAAACAAGTTTTGATCCTATAAATCTTAACTATATATTTCAAGAAGATCCTTTATCTGAATGgatagaagagagagaaaatccATTATTGGATGGAGTTCAAAATGCAGAATGGTTGCATATAGAAGATACAGATGATGAGATTGTGGAAGTTGATGATGATAACAATGGATCAAATGATGGTGATGATGGTGGTTTAAGTCCACCAAGCGGTAACAGTGATAATGGGGGTGGTAATGAAGAAGCTGGcgaaggtggtggtggtggtgatgatgatgaagatgcaCCAATAGACCATGATCCATACGGTGAAACACCACCTATTTATAGGCGTTATAGAAATTTGACTGATATGGATCGTTCTGATGGTTCACTACTTAACAGTGGAGGAGATGTGTCACATTCTAGATCAAGAAGAGGTAAAAGGAAACAAAATGTTCCACTTgaagattcttcttcttctagtaTTGCTCAAAGTTTTAGTGACTTTGGGATTGGTGATTCTTCTCAAAATAGTCAACAATCTTATCCGCCTATTTATCAATATCCTTATTTCAACTCATATAACCAATATGCAAGTGATCAAGCTCCTTCCAACTACCAACAAGCAATGAATTACCAAGATCCTTATTATGAACAATCAAGTGATGGATTTTTTGGTTATGTCTTTGGGCAAGGAGCTACACAAGATGATAGCCAGAGTGAAAGTACAAGTAATGCTCCTCCACGTCATTCCACCATGTGGTAA
- the LOC123887229 gene encoding uncharacterized protein LOC123887229 codes for MFHVIGNEPRDEVEVYTWMDATLKEINHVKLKVHHIATRRNAKFSLATVSRNKKFNYEVRKCASLRRQPWRRHRTFSSQNCSATIRPLHLLGIFHSRKMKRGGSNIGVVNVTNSNDSDELDPEYALFLNSVTILDGNDDYMHVKNTTNTSQEENMSNSSDSDLIIDDNEDYDDSQFRTRLMERLNKPYDHEEYKNLISKLCDTNQKERHFKQRPRVVESYHSKGFTTPYCETYPDITKAIAKVSTEKPRVLFLLRGFFFWLENVSHMGSFQPWHDELCLELLRKM; via the exons ATGTTTCATGTAATAGGAAATGAGCCTAGAGATGAAGTTGAAGTTTATACATGGATGGATGCTACTCTAAAAGAAATAAACCAT GTCAAACTTAAGGTTCATCATATTGCAACGAGAAGAAATGCAAAGTTCTCGCTTGCTACTGTGTCTcgtaataaaaaatttaattacgaAGTTCGAAAG TGCGCTTCCCTCCGTCGTCAACCTTGGAGGCGCCACCGTACCTTCTCCTCTCAGAACTGTTCCGCCACTATACGGCCCCTACATTTATTG GGAATTTTTCATTCAAGGAAAATGAAGCGTGGTGGTTCAAATATTGGCGTCGTCAACGTTACCAATAGCAATGACAGTGATGAATTGGATCCAGAATACGCACTATTCCTTAATTCTGTGACGATTCTTGATGGCAATGACGATTATATGCATGTTAAGAATACCACAAACACATCCCAGGAGGAGAATATGAGTAATTCTTCTGATTCGGATCTAATTATTGATGACAATGAGGATTATGACGATTCTCAATTTAGGACAAGACTTATGGAACGTCTTAACAAGCCTTATGACCATGAAGAGTATAAGAACCTTATAAGCAAATTATGTGACACAAATCAAAAGGAACGCCACTTCAAACAACGGCCGAGGGTGGTTGAATCATATCACTCGAAAGGTTTCACGACACCGTATTGTGAAACCTACCCTG ATATAACCAAAGCTATTGCTAAGGTGTCCACGGAAAAGCCTAGAGTTTTGTTTCTCTTACGCGGATTTTTTTTCTGGTTGGAA AACGTGAGCCACATGGGATCATTTCAGCCTTGGCATGATGAATTGTGTTTGGAGTTATTGCGAAAAATGTAA